AAAAGTTCCAATAATTGGAATCAATATGGGTAAGCTTGGATTCATAACAGAGATTTCAAGAATTGATTTATTTGAAACTCTGGAACAGATATTTTCAGGTAATTATGAGATAGAAGAAAGAAGTATGATAAATGCCAAGATTCTGAGAGATGAAAAAATAATAAACGAATATCTTGGTCTCAATGACATTGTAATTGGTAAGGGTATAATGGCAAAAATTTCAGATTTTGATTTATTTATAAATAATCTTTATGTTTCAACAATAAAAGCTGATGGAGTAATAATATCTACCCCAACAGGCTCAACAGCTTATAATCTCTCTGCAGGAGGTCCTATTCTTTATCCTACACTAAAAGGCTTAGTATTTACCCCAATCTGTCCCCATACTCTAACTGTTAGACCTATTGTTTTACCCGATGATTTTATAATTGATGTAGTTATATCTACCCATGGGAAGGACATTTTTTTAACAGTAGATGGTCAGATCGGATTTCCTTTGCAGAAAAATGATAGAGTGAGATGTAGAATTGCTGAGGAAAAAACTTATCTGATAGCACCAGTTGGCAGAGATTATTTTAAGATTTTAAGAGACAAACTAAGATGGGGCGAGAGATAGACAAAGTAGTTGAGATACTCAATTTTTATAAAAATCTTGGATTTAAAGATTTACCTGAACAGTTCATTAATTCTTTACTGGAAAGACAATCACTAAACGTTTTAGCTTCAGATTATGATACATCTTCAGACCAAGAAAAACTCTCAATTGAAAAATTGAATGAACAAATCAGGAACTGCAAAAAATGTCCTCTGAGTAATTCAAGAACAAATCCTGTATGTGGTGAAGGTAGTATTACAGCAAAACTTATGTTTGTTGGTGAAGCTCCGGGTGTTGATGAGGATTTGCAGGGAAGACCTTTTGTGGGTGAGGCTGGTAAACTCTTAACAAGCCTTATTGAAAAAATGGGTTTTAAAAGGGAGGAGGTTTATATAACAAATACAGTGAAATGCCATCCTCCAATGAATAGAGATCCCTTTGAAACTGAAATATCTTCATGCTTTGAATATTTAAAAAAAGAAATTAAAATAGTTCTACCAAAAGTTATTATGACTCTCGGTAAAGTTGCAACATATACTTTAATGGGAATGCATGGGAAGCTTAAGGATTTACAGATATCTAAAATAAGAGGAAAGGTTTTCTTTTACGAGCAGATTCCTGTTATTCCCACATTTCATCCAGCTTATTTACTAAGAAACAGAAAAGACAAATGGCTTACATGGAATGATGCACAAGAAGCTCTAAGGAGGCTTAAATGAAAGTTTTATGGGCACCATGGAGGATTGAGTATATACTCGGGCAGAAAGAAAAGGGGTGTATATTCTGTGATAAACCCAAAGAGGACAGAGACAGAGATAATCTTATTCTTTACAGAGGCAAACTTTCTTTTATTATCATGAATAAATATCCTTACAGTTCAGGACATCTCATGGTAGTACCGTACAGGCATGTGCACAGTCTTGAAGAACTGAATAAAGAGGAACTTACAGAATGCATGGTTCTTACTGTTAAATGTCTGAAGTGTCTCAAAAAAGTAATGCATCCAGATGGATTCAATGTAGGACTCAATATTGGAGTAGTGGCTTCTGCAAGTATTGATGAACATCTTCACTGGCATATTGTACCACGCTGGGCAGGAGATGTTGGATTTATGACAATACTTGATGACATAAGAGTGGTACCAGAACACATCCTTGCAACCTATGACAAACTTTATCCATGCTTTAAGGAGGAAGAATAATGGAAATTGAGGAAAAAATCAAAAAAGCCTTTGAAGAGTCAATCAGAGTTAAAGAGCAATTTTTTAAGGAAAATATTAATTTGATTAAAGAAGTCTCAGAAATTATTGCAAAAACTCTTAATGAAGGTGGAAAAATTTTAATTTTTGGAAATGGTGGAAGTGCCACAGATGCATCTCATATTGCTGCAGAGTTTGTTAATAGATTCAAAAGAGAAAGACCAGGACTTCCAGCAATTGCCTTAAATACAGATATGGCTGTTATTACAGCTATAGCAAATGATTATGACTATTCAGAGATTTTTGCAAAACAGATTAAAGCATTGGGAAACTCTGGTGATATAGCAATTGGAATAAGTACATCAGGTTCATCAAGGAATGTTATTAAAGCAGTTGAGGTTGCAAAAAAAAGAGGACTCAAAACAATAGCTTTTACAAGCACTAAAGGTGAGAAACTGATTTCAAAGGTTGATTATGCCTTTGCTGTTCCATCAGAGGATACACCAAGAATTCAGGAAACCCACATTACTCTTGGGCACATTATATGCGAAGTTGTTGAGGATATCTTATTTGAGCTTCCGGCAACTAAAAAGAAAGTAAAACAATGACCATTATAGGAATTGATCCTGGTAGCAGACATTTTGGCTATGGAATTATTGATTCTGAGAAGATGAAATTAATAGATGCTGCTACTATCAACATACCTCTAAGTATGAGTTTACCAGGAAAGCTCAAGTATATATATGATCTTTTGTCAGAAGTTATTGATAGACACAATCCCTGCGAGATGGCCGTAGAGAAAATTTTTGCAGGTAAAAAAATTCCTTCTTCATTTATTCTTGGATATACAAGGGCAGTAGCTCTTTTAGCGGCAGCTCAAAAAAATATATCTGTTTATGAATACAGTTCCACAGAGATAAAAAAAGCACTTACAGGATATGGAAGAGCTCACAAAATTCAGGTTAAAAGCATGGTATATAACCTTCTTAATATTGATAGAAAAATTTCCTATGACTGTGCTGATGCTTTGGCTGTTGCAATATGCCATATCCATTCAAGAGAGTTCTTAAAAGTGTTAAAATAAATAAATGCTTGATTTTATAATAGGTAAAGCTGTTACTGTTAAACAGGACAGAGTTGTTGTTCAAACAGGTGGAATTGGCTATTCAATCAAAATACCAGTTAGACTATCCAGATACATAAACACAGATGAGGAAGTTCAGATTTACACTGCTTTGATTTTAAAGGAAGAATTAATAGAGATTTATGGATTTCTGGATAGTTCTGAAAGAGATCTATTTGAAAAGTTGATAAAAATTTCAGGTATTGGTCCAACGATGGCGATTAATATTCTTTCTACCTATGATAGAGAAACTCTTTTAAAAATAATTGAGGATGAGGATATAAAATCACTAAGTAAGATTCCAGGAGTTGGTAAGAAAACTGCTCAAAGAATTTTTCTTGAACTAAAAGGAGTTTTACCTTCATTAAAATACGAAAGAGATCAGAGATATGAAGATTTATTATCAGCTCTTGTAAGTTTGGGATATAAGAGATTGGAGGCAAAGGAAGTTCTTGAGAAGGTTTATAATAATGAAAAAGATGAAGCAACAATTATCAAAGAAGCTCTTAGCATTTTAACGGGGAAAGATGGAAAATAATGAGTTTTTAGACATAACGCTTAGACCAAGGACATTAAAAGAATTTATAGGTCAGAAGAAAATTAAAGAAAATATTGAAGTTTTTATAAAGGCTGCTCTTATAAGACAGGAACCTCTTGATCATGTTCTTTTCTGCGGACCTCCTGGTCTTGGAAAAACAACGCTTGCAACCGTAATAGCAAATGAACTTGGCGTAAATCTTAAAAGTACATCTGGGCCTGTTCTTGAAAGAGCAGGGGATGTTGCTGCAATTCTTACAAATCTCTCTGACAGAGATATTTTATTTATTGATGAAATTCACAGGCTTCCAAGAGTTGTTGAGGAAATTTTGTATCCTGCTATGGAGGATTTTACTCTTGATATAATTGTTGGTCAGGGACCTTCTGCTCGTTCAATAAAGATAAAACTTCCAAGATTTACACTTATAGGAGCTACAACAAGGACAGGATTAATTACATCTCCTCTAAGAGACCGATTTGGCGTTGTCTTCCGACTTGAGTTTTACAGTGCCGATGAACTTAAAGAGATTATAAGAAGATCATCAAAAATTTTGGGAATTTCAATAGAGGAAGATGCTGCAATGGAGATTGCAAGAAGGTCTCGCGGAACCCCAAGAATAGCAAATAGACTTCTTAAGAGAGTAAGAGATTTTGCTCAGGTTCAGGGTAAAGAAACAATAGATTTAACAGTAGCAAAAGAGGCTCTTGCTGCAATGGATGTTGACAGTTATGGACTTGATGAGATGGATAGAAAAATTCTTCTAACAATAATTGAGAAATTTAATGGTGGTCCTGCTGGTATTGAATCAATTGCAGCTTCTTTAAGAGAAGACAAGGATACAATTGAGGATGTTTATGAGCCCTATTTAATGCAGGAAGGCTTTATTGAGAGAACAGCAAGAGGCAGAGTTGCTACCCGTCTTGCCTATGAGGTTTTGAAAAAGAAGATTCCGGAGAGACTTTTTTAATGAAAATACTGCTTCATACATGCTGTAGCAACTGTGCTATTTATCCAATAGAGATTTTAACAGAGAAAGGATATGATGTTATTTTATTCTGGTATAATCCCAATATTCATCCCTACACTGAATACCGAGCAAGAATGCATTCTTTAAAAAAGCTTGAACAACTCTGGAATCTTAGAGTTATTTATGATGACAATTACAGAGAATTTTATAAGTTTTTAAGGGCTGTGGCAGGGAAAGAGAAAGAGAGATGCGAAATATGTTATAGAATGAGACTTGAAAGAACTGCAGAAAAAGCCAAGGAAATCGGAATTGAAAGATTTTCAACCACATTGTTGGTAAGCCCCTATCAAAAATTTGATAAAATAATAGAAATTGGAAACGAATTAAGTAGAGTTTTTGGTGTTAATTTTATCGGAGAAGACTTTAGAGAAGGTTTTAAAAAGGCAATGAAGAGCGCAGTTGAACTTGAACTCTACAGACAGAAATACTGTGGATGTATATATTCAGAAGCTGAAAGATACTTAAAGAGGATAAATTATGAATGAAATTGGAAAATTTTTGATTCTTATCGGAATAGTAACCATGGTAATTGGTTTACTGTTGATGATGGTGGGAAAAATCCCATTTATTGGTAGACTTCCGGGTGATATTATAATTGAGAAAAGAAACTTTGTATTCTATTTTCCACTAGGCACATCAGTTCTCTTAAGCATTATCCTCTCTTTAATATTTTATCTTTTGAGCAAAAAATGAGTATAATGAGGCTAATTTTATCAATTGTGATTATTGTATTTTTTAGTTTACCGGTCTATGGAATTGATAGAAATGATAAGTCATTTATTAGAGTTCTTTTAGGAGATGTAAGACCAAAGTTAAATGATTTAAAACACATAAAAAAAGTGGCATCAAAAGCGATCATAGATGGTTCAGTTTATTCTGGAGAAATTGAAATATGGAAAGGTTCTGAAGGCTATTTCCTTATAAATGTAGTTAATCTTGAGGATTATGTAAAGGGAGTTGTGACATCAGAAGTTGGAATTAATTGGCCTGAGGAAGCACTAAAAGCCCAGGCTGTTGCAGCAAGAACATATGCTGTGGCACAAATTATTCGTAATAGAGATAGAAATTTTTACGATGTTACATCATCTGTATTTCATCAGGTTTACAGACAAGATGAAGGTGCGGAACAGATAGAAAAAGCTGTTAGGGAAACAAAAGGGCAGATACTTACTTATGAAGGTCAGCCTATAATGGCTTTTTATCATGCCTGTAGCATAGGAAAAACTGAAAATCCAGAGGAAGTTTTCGGCAAAAATTATCCCTACTTAAAGTCTGTAGAAGTACCATCAACTCCTTCACCTTATACTTTATGGGAGAAAAAAATTTCATTTGATACTCTTAAAAAAGCTTTATCAATAGATAAAATATCAGATGTTAAAATAAAAAGTTACACCAGTACTGGAAGGGTAAAAGAACTTGAATTTAGTGATGGAAAGAATAAAAAAACAATAAGGACAACTGAATTAAGAAGAATTCTTCAGTGGACAGCAATTCCAAGCACTATGATCAATTCAGTAAAGGTTGAGGAAGATGGTGTAGTGTTTGAAGGATATGGATTTGGTCATGGAGTAGGGATGTGTCAGTGGTGTGCTTTTCAGATGGCACATGAAGGAAAAAATTATAAAGAAATACTTCAATATTTCTATCCTGGTACAGAAATAACTACAATCAATGAAAATAACTGAACTTGATTATCCATTACCTGCAGATTTAATAGCTCAGGAGCCTATATTAGAGAGAGATAAAGCCCGTCTTCTTGTCTTGCATAAAAAAACAGGACAGATAGAGCACAAAATTTTTTATGAAATTACCAATTATTTTCAAGAAGGTGATATGCTTATTATCAATAATACAAAGGTTATTCCTGCGAGACTTGTAGGGAGGAAACCAACAGGAGGAAAAATAGAAATTCTCCTCATCAAACAGAAGAAAGCTTTATCTAATGAGGTGGAATGGGAAATAATGACAAAAGGAAAATATGAAGGAGACGTTTTCATAGATGATATCAAAGCTGAAATAAGAATTAATTGCGATGGAAAAAAAATTATTTTTTCTATGAGTCCTCAGGATGTAAAAAAACTTTTAGATGAAAAAGGTTTTATGCCTCTACCACCATACATAAAAAGACAGCCCAGTCAGTCTGACAGACAGTATTATCAAACAGTTTATGCAAAAGCAAATGGTTCTATAGCTGCACCAACAGCAGGTCTTCATTTTACCGATGAACTTCTTAAGAATATAGCAAACAGAGGAGTTAAATTAAGAGAGATAACGCTTCATGTGGGTGTTGGAACTTTTAAACCAATTAAAGTAAAAAATTTAGAGGAACATAAAATGGATTCTGAATATTTTGAAATAGAAAAGTCACTTATAGAAGAAATATACCTGGTTAAAAAAGAAGGTAAAAAAATTTTTTCAGTTGGCACAACCACAACAAGGGCGTTAGAGGGTTATGCTTCTGAGGAGTACGAAGATATGGGAACCGATGATTTTAAAATAAGAGGACTGACTGATATTTTTATTTATCCAGGATATGAGTTTAAGATTGTTGATGCCTTGATTACAAATTTTCATCTGCCAAAATCAACTCCTCTTGCATTGGTTTATGCCTTTTGTGATTCTGAAAAGGTTAAAAAAGCATACATGGAAGCTGTTGAAAAAAGGTATAGATTTTTTTCTTATGGTGATGCTATGTTAATCTTATGAAACAAAAAAGTGAGGAACTTCTGGTGATAAGCAAGAAAGTCTTTTTTTTAATATTATTAGGAATTGCTTTTGTCGGAATTGTTATAGGCTATACCATTGGATATGTTACAACTCCTGTAAAGGAAATATATGTAAGCAAGACTGATGAGTCTGAAAAAACTGTTTTATCAACAACTGTTGGAACAGCCTTTGCCAACAGACAGGAAACTCCAAAGATAGAAGTTAAACAGGAGCAGACTAAACAGAGTGAGGAAAAAAGTTCAGGAAAGTCAAATACTGAAATTACAGAAAAACAACAGGAGAAAACATCTGCACAGATTGATAAAAATAAGCAAACTACAAGTTCTGAGCAGCAGATCAAGACAGAACAGGTAAAAAAATTTACAAAAGTCGCTAAATATAA
The nucleotide sequence above comes from Thermodesulfovibrio aggregans. Encoded proteins:
- a CDS encoding DUF2905 domain-containing protein, which produces MNEIGKFLILIGIVTMVIGLLLMMVGKIPFIGRLPGDIIIEKRNFVFYFPLGTSVLLSIILSLIFYLLSKK
- a CDS encoding SPOR domain-containing protein, which encodes MKQKSEELLVISKKVFFLILLGIAFVGIVIGYTIGYVTTPVKEIYVSKTDESEKTVLSTTVGTAFANRQETPKIEVKQEQTKQSEEKSSGKSNTEITEKQQEKTSAQIDKNKQTTSSEQQIKTEQVKKFTKVAKYKTHKKAVYTIQLGAFSDMANVYELQKKLKDSGYDAFVVKEDLYKLRIGKFERFSHAKKLSQQLHSRGFENFIVKIKGGKP
- a CDS encoding D-sedoheptulose-7-phosphate isomerase, with the translated sequence MEIEEKIKKAFEESIRVKEQFFKENINLIKEVSEIIAKTLNEGGKILIFGNGGSATDASHIAAEFVNRFKRERPGLPAIALNTDMAVITAIANDYDYSEIFAKQIKALGNSGDIAIGISTSGSSRNVIKAVEVAKKRGLKTIAFTSTKGEKLISKVDYAFAVPSEDTPRIQETHITLGHIICEVVEDILFELPATKKKVKQ
- the ruvB gene encoding Holliday junction branch migration DNA helicase RuvB; its protein translation is MENNEFLDITLRPRTLKEFIGQKKIKENIEVFIKAALIRQEPLDHVLFCGPPGLGKTTLATVIANELGVNLKSTSGPVLERAGDVAAILTNLSDRDILFIDEIHRLPRVVEEILYPAMEDFTLDIIVGQGPSARSIKIKLPRFTLIGATTRTGLITSPLRDRFGVVFRLEFYSADELKEIIRRSSKILGISIEEDAAMEIARRSRGTPRIANRLLKRVRDFAQVQGKETIDLTVAKEALAAMDVDSYGLDEMDRKILLTIIEKFNGGPAGIESIAASLREDKDTIEDVYEPYLMQEGFIERTARGRVATRLAYEVLKKKIPERLF
- a CDS encoding uracil-DNA glycosylase, with translation MGREIDKVVEILNFYKNLGFKDLPEQFINSLLERQSLNVLASDYDTSSDQEKLSIEKLNEQIRNCKKCPLSNSRTNPVCGEGSITAKLMFVGEAPGVDEDLQGRPFVGEAGKLLTSLIEKMGFKREEVYITNTVKCHPPMNRDPFETEISSCFEYLKKEIKIVLPKVIMTLGKVATYTLMGMHGKLKDLQISKIRGKVFFYEQIPVIPTFHPAYLLRNRKDKWLTWNDAQEALRRLK
- a CDS encoding epoxyqueuosine reductase QueH, which encodes MKILLHTCCSNCAIYPIEILTEKGYDVILFWYNPNIHPYTEYRARMHSLKKLEQLWNLRVIYDDNYREFYKFLRAVAGKEKERCEICYRMRLERTAEKAKEIGIERFSTTLLVSPYQKFDKIIEIGNELSRVFGVNFIGEDFREGFKKAMKSAVELELYRQKYCGCIYSEAERYLKRINYE
- a CDS encoding SpoIID/LytB domain-containing protein: MRLILSIVIIVFFSLPVYGIDRNDKSFIRVLLGDVRPKLNDLKHIKKVASKAIIDGSVYSGEIEIWKGSEGYFLINVVNLEDYVKGVVTSEVGINWPEEALKAQAVAARTYAVAQIIRNRDRNFYDVTSSVFHQVYRQDEGAEQIEKAVRETKGQILTYEGQPIMAFYHACSIGKTENPEEVFGKNYPYLKSVEVPSTPSPYTLWEKKISFDTLKKALSIDKISDVKIKSYTSTGRVKELEFSDGKNKKTIRTTELRRILQWTAIPSTMINSVKVEEDGVVFEGYGFGHGVGMCQWCAFQMAHEGKNYKEILQYFYPGTEITTINENN
- the queA gene encoding tRNA preQ1(34) S-adenosylmethionine ribosyltransferase-isomerase QueA, with protein sequence MKITELDYPLPADLIAQEPILERDKARLLVLHKKTGQIEHKIFYEITNYFQEGDMLIINNTKVIPARLVGRKPTGGKIEILLIKQKKALSNEVEWEIMTKGKYEGDVFIDDIKAEIRINCDGKKIIFSMSPQDVKKLLDEKGFMPLPPYIKRQPSQSDRQYYQTVYAKANGSIAAPTAGLHFTDELLKNIANRGVKLREITLHVGVGTFKPIKVKNLEEHKMDSEYFEIEKSLIEEIYLVKKEGKKIFSVGTTTTRALEGYASEEYEDMGTDDFKIRGLTDIFIYPGYEFKIVDALITNFHLPKSTPLALVYAFCDSEKVKKAYMEAVEKRYRFFSYGDAMLIL
- the ruvA gene encoding Holliday junction branch migration protein RuvA, coding for MLDFIIGKAVTVKQDRVVVQTGGIGYSIKIPVRLSRYINTDEEVQIYTALILKEELIEIYGFLDSSERDLFEKLIKISGIGPTMAINILSTYDRETLLKIIEDEDIKSLSKIPGVGKKTAQRIFLELKGVLPSLKYERDQRYEDLLSALVSLGYKRLEAKEVLEKVYNNEKDEATIIKEALSILTGKDGK
- a CDS encoding NAD(+)/NADH kinase, encoding MFKKLSILYKENDNSALETAIKVQDWLKNKDAECIIFHSVGVLSSFSHSEIMAIQNSDTVIVLGGDGTMLSASRLIGGKKVPIIGINMGKLGFITEISRIDLFETLEQIFSGNYEIEERSMINAKILRDEKIINEYLGLNDIVIGKGIMAKISDFDLFINNLYVSTIKADGVIISTPTGSTAYNLSAGGPILYPTLKGLVFTPICPHTLTVRPIVLPDDFIIDVVISTHGKDIFLTVDGQIGFPLQKNDRVRCRIAEEKTYLIAPVGRDYFKILRDKLRWGER
- a CDS encoding HIT family protein is translated as MKVLWAPWRIEYILGQKEKGCIFCDKPKEDRDRDNLILYRGKLSFIIMNKYPYSSGHLMVVPYRHVHSLEELNKEELTECMVLTVKCLKCLKKVMHPDGFNVGLNIGVVASASIDEHLHWHIVPRWAGDVGFMTILDDIRVVPEHILATYDKLYPCFKEEE
- the ruvC gene encoding crossover junction endodeoxyribonuclease RuvC, with protein sequence MTIIGIDPGSRHFGYGIIDSEKMKLIDAATINIPLSMSLPGKLKYIYDLLSEVIDRHNPCEMAVEKIFAGKKIPSSFILGYTRAVALLAAAQKNISVYEYSSTEIKKALTGYGRAHKIQVKSMVYNLLNIDRKISYDCADALAVAICHIHSREFLKVLK